A window from Opitutia bacterium ISCC 52 encodes these proteins:
- a CDS encoding type IIA DNA topoisomerase subunit B has product MAEPVYDEKSIKSLDWREHIRLRPGMYIGNVSGKGTSADEGLYVLIKEVADNCLDEYMMGYGKRIEIKLKNDVVRIRDYGRGIPLGKVVECVSKINTGGKYDSDAFQKSIGLNGVGTKAVNALSETFKVESFRDGKTVSAEFEQGNLVKQDKKPKASGEKPGTLVTFVPDKEIFGEFTFRKEYIEKLLWNYAYLNTGLTLVFNGERYHSKNGLHDLLTENLESDPNYPIIHFKEEDIEIAFTHTNQYGEEYFSFVNGQHTTLGGTHEAAFRQALVETLRGFFKKDFHVSDIRSGIVGAVAVRVQEPTFESQTKVKLGSDSFGPKGPSIRQGLTNFLKKELDNFLHKNPKAAEAIKKRILQAERERTELRGIQKIAKERAKKAKVVNKKLRDCKLHFNTKHKDAGKSSVFVTEGDSASGSITKSRDPLTQAVFSLRGKPLNTYGMRRKVIYENEEFYLLQNALDIEDGLDNLRYNKIILATDADVDGFHIRILLMCYFLQFFPELVRRGHLYILQTPLFRVRNKKATVYCYSDEEKQQAMETLTGKVEITRFKGLGEISPNEFKQFISEHMRLEPVLIGKNSHLADMLKFYMGKNTPERKDFIVKNLVIEEPINESATDEKTEALTA; this is encoded by the coding sequence ATGGCTGAACCCGTTTACGACGAAAAGTCGATTAAGTCGCTGGATTGGCGAGAGCATATTCGCCTTCGTCCCGGTATGTATATCGGAAATGTTTCCGGTAAAGGCACATCAGCAGACGAAGGGCTGTACGTCCTCATCAAAGAAGTCGCCGACAATTGCCTCGACGAATACATGATGGGCTATGGCAAGCGCATTGAGATCAAACTCAAAAACGATGTGGTCCGGATTCGTGATTACGGTCGTGGAATTCCGCTCGGAAAAGTGGTTGAGTGCGTGAGCAAAATCAACACCGGTGGTAAGTATGATTCGGATGCGTTCCAAAAATCCATTGGCTTAAACGGCGTTGGTACCAAGGCCGTCAATGCGCTGTCTGAGACTTTCAAGGTGGAATCGTTTCGCGACGGAAAAACGGTCAGCGCCGAGTTCGAACAAGGAAACCTGGTTAAACAGGACAAGAAGCCAAAAGCTAGCGGAGAAAAGCCAGGCACCCTGGTCACCTTTGTTCCTGACAAAGAGATCTTCGGTGAATTCACCTTCCGCAAAGAGTATATTGAAAAGCTGCTTTGGAACTATGCCTATCTGAATACCGGCCTGACTCTGGTTTTCAATGGCGAGCGGTATCACTCGAAGAATGGACTCCATGATCTCTTGACGGAAAACCTCGAGTCGGATCCCAACTACCCGATCATCCATTTCAAGGAAGAGGATATCGAAATCGCCTTCACCCACACCAACCAGTATGGTGAAGAATATTTTTCGTTCGTAAATGGTCAGCACACCACACTGGGCGGCACACACGAGGCGGCTTTCAGACAAGCTCTGGTGGAAACCCTTCGAGGCTTTTTCAAAAAGGATTTCCACGTATCCGACATTCGAAGTGGCATCGTAGGCGCAGTAGCCGTCCGGGTGCAGGAACCTACTTTTGAAAGTCAGACCAAGGTCAAATTGGGCAGTGACAGCTTCGGCCCCAAGGGGCCAAGTATCCGCCAAGGGCTCACCAATTTCCTGAAGAAAGAGCTGGATAATTTTCTCCACAAAAATCCGAAGGCTGCTGAGGCGATTAAGAAACGTATTCTCCAAGCTGAGCGGGAACGAACTGAGCTCAGGGGAATCCAAAAGATTGCCAAGGAACGCGCCAAGAAGGCGAAGGTGGTTAACAAGAAGCTCCGTGACTGTAAGTTGCACTTCAACACCAAGCACAAGGATGCCGGGAAAAGCTCTGTCTTCGTTACCGAAGGTGATTCAGCGTCTGGATCTATTACCAAGTCCCGCGATCCATTGACCCAAGCGGTATTTTCGTTGCGTGGAAAGCCACTCAACACCTATGGCATGCGCCGTAAGGTCATCTATGAGAATGAAGAATTTTATTTGCTGCAGAACGCATTGGATATTGAGGACGGTCTCGACAACCTGCGTTACAACAAAATCATACTCGCGACGGATGCCGATGTAGACGGATTCCATATCCGGATTTTGTTGATGTGCTACTTCCTCCAGTTTTTTCCAGAACTCGTTCGACGTGGTCATCTCTACATTTTGCAGACGCCCTTGTTCCGCGTGCGAAACAAAAAGGCTACCGTCTACTGCTACTCCGATGAAGAGAAGCAACAGGCCATGGAAACCTTAACTGGTAAAGTGGAAATCACTCGTTTCAAGGGATTGGGTGAAATTTCTCCCAATGAATTTAAACAATTTATCAGCGAACACATGCGCCTCGAGCCTGTGCTAATTGGCAAGAACTCTCACCTGGCAGATATGCTCAAGTTCTACATGGGCAAGAACACTCCCGAGAGAAAAGACTTTATTGTCAAAAACTTGGTCATAGAAGAGCCCATCAATGAGAGCGCAACCGACGAAAAGACAGAAGCGCTGACCGCCTAA
- a CDS encoding endonuclease/exonuclease/phosphatase family protein produces the protein MKSFTLFVLLALSLCTTQAKTLLIGTIQGTDHHSSYAGKTVTTEGIVTRVYNNGFIIESKSPDNSPETSEAIYIYQKDTEVSVGNELEVTGKVEEYIPGGEESYNLSLTQIRLDKLRRLNAQATLPKPVVLNYLLAAFPQTIKNPGSHFDTSLNAMDLWESVEHMRVVVMDASVIGPKTKYGEITVRVPQSDIEPSTPRGGVKLTGYDANVARIPLILTQENLQDYNTGDLIPETIHGNVTYSYGNYKVGVSKALSAPKPGEQTQSPKHTKLPDTAFNFASFNVENLYLDLPDEKFEGLAKIIVESLHAPKMLGLQEVQDNSGPTNDKTVDASKVLKKLIRFIEKAGGPKYNFLQISPENNADGGWPGANIRNAYLYQEDVTLGQSYYLQHPGFDKSDETGFSGTRKPLVAFTTYEDEKFIFINCHLKSKGGDSSTYGSLRPALRFSEAQRIVQTRAIRKHVDQLQKNHTEASILVLGDMNDFEFSPALQILTENQGLTNLIDQAPLNQRYTYIFQGYSQVLDHILVSPSLAPRLEVEIIHVNSDLSEGLRSSDHDPVLAWIK, from the coding sequence GTGAAATCGTTTACCCTATTTGTTCTCCTGGCGCTTAGCCTGTGCACCACGCAGGCAAAAACGCTATTGATCGGAACAATCCAGGGAACTGATCATCATTCCTCCTACGCAGGAAAAACTGTCACGACAGAGGGAATCGTTACCAGGGTCTACAACAACGGATTTATTATCGAATCCAAGTCTCCGGACAATAGCCCTGAAACCTCAGAAGCCATCTATATTTACCAGAAGGACACCGAGGTATCAGTCGGGAACGAGCTCGAAGTCACCGGGAAGGTAGAGGAATACATTCCGGGAGGCGAAGAAAGCTATAACCTTTCGCTGACACAGATTCGTCTCGATAAATTGAGACGACTCAATGCCCAAGCGACTCTTCCAAAACCAGTAGTCCTGAATTACCTACTCGCGGCGTTTCCTCAAACGATTAAGAACCCCGGCTCCCATTTTGATACCTCCCTCAATGCGATGGATCTTTGGGAAAGCGTGGAGCACATGCGAGTCGTAGTGATGGATGCATCCGTCATCGGACCGAAAACCAAATACGGAGAAATCACGGTACGTGTTCCGCAAAGTGATATTGAACCTTCTACTCCAAGAGGAGGTGTAAAACTCACGGGCTATGATGCAAACGTGGCTCGTATCCCACTGATCCTGACACAAGAAAACCTGCAGGATTACAATACCGGTGATCTGATTCCTGAAACCATCCACGGTAATGTAACTTACTCGTATGGAAATTATAAGGTGGGCGTCTCCAAAGCTCTCTCGGCACCCAAACCAGGCGAACAAACGCAATCGCCCAAGCACACGAAACTACCCGATACCGCTTTCAATTTCGCTTCCTTCAACGTGGAGAACCTTTACCTGGATTTACCCGACGAAAAGTTTGAAGGCTTGGCCAAAATCATTGTCGAGTCTCTACACGCGCCAAAGATGCTTGGACTACAGGAAGTGCAAGACAACTCCGGTCCCACCAACGATAAGACCGTGGATGCCTCCAAAGTGTTGAAGAAGCTGATTCGATTCATCGAGAAAGCGGGAGGCCCCAAGTATAACTTCCTACAGATCAGCCCAGAGAACAACGCCGATGGTGGTTGGCCCGGAGCGAACATCCGAAACGCATACCTTTATCAGGAGGACGTTACCCTCGGTCAAAGCTACTACTTACAACACCCAGGCTTTGACAAGAGTGATGAGACCGGATTCAGCGGAACTCGTAAACCGTTGGTCGCTTTTACGACCTATGAGGATGAGAAATTCATCTTCATAAATTGCCACCTGAAAAGTAAAGGGGGAGACAGTTCGACTTACGGCTCTCTCCGCCCGGCCTTACGCTTTTCCGAAGCACAGAGAATCGTACAGACCAGAGCTATCAGAAAACATGTCGATCAACTGCAGAAGAATCATACGGAAGCCAGCATTCTAGTCTTGGGCGACATGAACGACTTTGAGTTTTCACCAGCCCTTCAGATTCTGACTGAAAACCAAGGCCTGACCAATCTGATTGATCAAGCACCCTTGAACCAACGGTATACTTACATTTTCCAAGGCTACTCCCAGGTCCTCGACCACATTCTGGTTTCACCTAGCTTGGCACCTCGGCTGGAAGTAGAGATAATACACGTCAATTCCGACCTTAGCGAAGGCCTTCGCTCCAGCGATCACGATCCGGTGTTGGCATGGATCAAATAG